The Benincasa hispida cultivar B227 chromosome 9, ASM972705v1, whole genome shotgun sequence genome has a segment encoding these proteins:
- the LOC120086577 gene encoding serine/threonine-protein kinase PEPKR2: protein MRKKRKGSETDGPSNLPDNVTESHDSRSSKLKAHYSLEDYTRLNKRCKEDVGIEPVLSCKSRFAGIATAPPSGSSSLILPGRGLKRKIGCIDMATQIGRKHNIENDYVSGETIGHGKFGSVWLCKCKASGTEYACKTLKKGEETVHREVEIMQHLSGYPGVVTLLAVYEEAECFHLVMELCRGGRLVDQMVSEGQYSEHRAANILKEVMLVIKYCHDMGVVHRDIKPENILLTTSGKIKLADFGLATRISYGQSLTGLAGSPAYVAPEVLSGKYSEKVDIWSAGVLLHALLVGALPFQGDSLESVFEAIKNSKLDFHSGMWESISKPARDLIGRMLTRDISARITAEEVLRHPWILFYTERTLKTLPIKLKLKNQESCLQSPIAAKIKCDRIRIDSAANVTSLNEVSNLSSSESCNADVDDVDDCFLVDALATAISHVRISEPKRSRVCVPTGPIEQHSSSNMKANNLCKAF from the exons AtgaggaagaaaaggaaaggaagtgAGACTGATGGACCATCAAATTTACCAGACAATGTGACAGAATCTCACGATTCGCGATCTTCTAAACTGAAGGCTCATTACTCGCTAGAAGATTATACGAGGTTGAATAAAAGGTGCAAGGAAGATGTGGGTATTGAACCGGTTCTTTCATGTAAAAGTAGATTTGCAGGCATAGCTACAGCTCCACCTAGTGGGAGTTCGTCTTTGATTCTTCCTGGTAGAGGTTTGAAGAGGAAGATTGGATGCATAGACATGGCTACTCAAATCGGGCGGAAACATAACATTGAGAATGATTATGTTTCAGGTGAGACCATTGGCCATGGAAAATTTGGCTCAGTTTGGCTCTGTAAATGTAAGGCTAGTGGAACTGAGTATGCTTGCAAGACCTTGAAAAAAGGAGAAGAGACCGTACATAGGGAGGTGGAGATAATGCAGCACTTATCTGGCTACCCAGGTGTTGTGACATTGCTGGCAGTGTACGAGGAGGCTGAATGTTTTCACTTAGTTATGGAACTGTGCCGAGGAGGCCGTTTGGTCGATCAGATGGTCAGTGAAGGCCAATATTCAGAGCATCGAGCAGCTAATATACTCAAGGAAGTGATGTTGGTTATTAAGTATTGTCATGATATGGGGGTTGTACATAGAGACATAAAGCCTGAAAATATTCTTCTCACAACATCTGGAAAGATAAAGCTTGCAGATTTTGGCCTGGCCACTAGGATTTCATATG GCCAGAGTTTAACTGGTTTGGCTGGGAGCCCAGCTTATGTAGCCCCTGAAGTGTTGTCAGGAAAGTACTCTGAGAAGGTGGATATTTGGAGTGCTGGTGTGCTCCTTCATGCTCTTTTGGTTGGCGCTCTTCCTTTCCAAGGCGACTCATTAGAATCAGTTTTTGAAGCAATAAAGAACTCTAAGCTCGACTTTCACTCAGGGATGTGGGAGTCCATATCTAAACCTGCCCGCGATCTTATTGGGAGAATGCTGACAAGAGATATATCAGCTAGGATAACAGCGGAAGAAGTCTTGA GGCATCCCTGGATATTGTTTTATACCGAACGCACGTTGAAAACGCTTCCGATCAAACTAAAACTGAAGAATCAAGAATCTTGCCTACAATCTCCCATTGCAGCCAAAATTAAGTGTGACAGAATCAGGATTGATAGTGCAGCTAATGTGACGTCCCTTAACGAAGTCTCTAACCTTTCCTCATCTGAAAGTTGCAATGCTGATGTTGATGATGTCGATGATTGCTTTCTGGTGGATGCACTTGCTACGGCTATTTCCCACGTGAGAATTTCCGAACCAAAGAGAAGTAGGGTGTGTGTTCCTACGGGTCCTATTGAGCAGCACAGCTCCTCTAACATGAAAGCTAACAATCTCTGTAAAGCATTTTGA